One genomic segment of Sminthopsis crassicaudata isolate SCR6 chromosome 4, ASM4859323v1, whole genome shotgun sequence includes these proteins:
- the LOC141566878 gene encoding E3 ubiquitin-protein ligase TRIM58-like — MLKKATAMATGFSVERLKEEAKCPICLDFLQDPVSVDCGHSFCLQCITEFCEKSDSSQGSVYSCPQCRCQFHQNSFRPNRQLASMVESIKQLALNSSTKKTWLCEIHKEELNHFCEEDQIPLCWICDTSPEHRTHKTIPLEEAIRSYKVKVQLDLEHVKKEMEEVLNQETNVGKKIVIWKEKVELWRQRFMLEFQKQHGFLIQEEQQQLRRLEEEERATIQKLKDSKAKLAQQIRTLRNLTVELEECSQCTAQDLQEHVKDVLRRSENIKFQEPEFISIDLKMICSVPGMMTMLKRFQVNVRLDPATAHPSLHLTEDQQSIWDGNVWQDVPNNSERFDTWPCVLGVESFTSGKHYWVVTMEDRTEWGLGVCLESAPRKGEATPAPENGIWALWMLEGKDYMVLTSPSVPILQEKRPEGIGVFLDCEAGEVSFYNITEESHIYTFTQVLSGIIRPYFFICDSAPLTLTAVIERRN; from the exons ATGCTGAAGAAAGCAACAGCCATGGCTACAGGTTTTTCTGTAGAGAGGCTGAAGGAAGAAGCAAAATGTCCAATCTGCCTGGATTTTTTACAGGATCCAGTCAGTGTGGATTGTGGCCACAGTTTCTGCCTCCAGTGTATCACTGAATTTTGTGAGAAATCAGACAGTTCTCAAGGGAGTGTCTACTCCTGCCCCCAATGCCGGTGTCAATTTCATCAGAACAGCTTCCGTCCAAATAGACAGCTGGCCAGCATGGTGGAAAGCATCAAGCAATTAGCCTTAAACTCCAGTACAAAGAAAACCTGGTTATGTGAGATTCATAAAGAGGAGCTGAACCACTTTTGTGAAGAAGACCAAATCCCATTGTGTTGGATCTGTGACACCTCCCCAGAACACAGAACCCacaaaaccattcctttggaggAAGCTATCAGAAGTTATAAG GTAAAGGTTCAGTTGGATTTGGAACATGTGAAGAAGGAGATGGAAGAAGTGCTGAACCAGGAAACCAATGTGGGAAAgaaaatagtgatttggaag GAAAAGGTGGAGCTATGGAGACAGAGATTCATGTTGGAGTTTCAGAAACAACATGGATTTTTGATTCAGGAGGAGCAGCAGCAACTGCGGAGActagaagaggaggagagagcaaCCATACAAAAACTGAAGGATAGCAAGGCCAAATTGGCTCAGCAGATCCGAACTCTGAGGAACTTAACTGTGGAATTGGAGGAATGTAGTCAGTGTACAGCTCAGGACCTGCAAGAG cATGTTAAAGACGTCTTGAGAAG GAGTGAGAATATAAAATTCCAGGAGCCAGAATTCATTTCCATAGACCTGAAGATGATATGTTCTGTCCCTGGAATGATGACGATGCTCAAGAGGTTCCAAG TTAATGTGCGGTTGGATCCTGCCACAGCTCACCCCAGCCTTCACCTGACTGAGGATCAACAAAGCATTTGGGATGGAAATGTGTGGCAAGACGTTCCCAACAACTCGGAACGATTTGACACATGGCCTTGTGTCCTGGGTGTGGAGAGTTTCACTTCGGGAAAACATTATTGGGTAGTGACTATGGAAGACAGGACAGAGTGGGGGTTAGGAGTTTGCCTGGAGTCAGCCCCACGAAAGGGGGAAGCCACACCAGCCCCTGAAAATGGAATCTGGGCACTATGGATGCTGGAAGGGAAGGATTACATGGTTCTTACATCCCCATCAGTTCCAATCCTCCAAGAAAAACGGCCAGAAGgaattggggttttcttagacTGTGAAGCTGGGGAAGTGTCTTTTTACAACATCACAGAAGAAAGTCACATCTATACATTCACTCAAGTATTATCGGGAATCATCCGGccctatttcttcatttgtgactCAGCTCCTTTAACTTTAACTGCAGTAATAGAAAGGAGGAATTAG